In Thalassoglobus sp. JC818, a single window of DNA contains:
- a CDS encoding Gfo/Idh/MocA family oxidoreductase, protein MSQLNRRIFLGAAASGIAATAGLTRTATAQSTNRNNEIGIGVIGMGGRGNELSNGFRSAPGARIVAVADPDEQRSGQAGEKFEAQSYQDLRKLLDDKNVDAVVVATCNHWHCLAAIWAIQAGKDVYVEKPLSHSQWEGEQVVKAARKENRIVQIGTQQRSDPMQAEIKQFLHEDQALGKILYAQANRLGPRASVGKRETPLPIPEGIDYDLWCGPAAMDDLYRNSFHYDWHWDWNTGSGEMGNWGVHVLDDVRNIAYQDSVKTPQRILACGGRVAWNDAADSPNVHYVYFDTGTFPTLIALSNLNKAPNERGGWPTNTGLPTDGPSSGYVVACEGGYYLGQRGRGKAVDKEGREIRAFKGGDINALHKANFLDAVRSRDRSSLNAEVEVGHHSTGWCNLANVGFRAGEAFDATQARSIDTSQEQWDLLLKSMESQLGKFDVKLSDMEIRMSPILTHNPKTERFEGEHADSANKYLKREYREKYTVPEIS, encoded by the coding sequence ATGTCTCAACTCAATCGTCGTATTTTTCTCGGTGCGGCAGCTTCAGGAATCGCAGCAACAGCCGGGCTGACACGCACCGCGACAGCTCAATCCACCAACCGAAATAACGAAATCGGCATTGGTGTCATCGGAATGGGCGGACGAGGCAACGAACTTTCCAATGGATTTCGCAGTGCTCCGGGAGCACGGATTGTTGCAGTCGCCGATCCAGACGAACAGCGCTCCGGTCAGGCGGGCGAGAAATTCGAAGCTCAGTCTTATCAGGACCTTCGCAAATTGCTCGACGACAAAAACGTCGATGCTGTTGTTGTCGCAACATGCAACCACTGGCACTGTCTGGCGGCGATCTGGGCGATTCAAGCCGGGAAAGATGTTTACGTTGAGAAGCCCCTTTCGCACTCTCAGTGGGAAGGGGAACAGGTCGTCAAAGCTGCTCGAAAAGAAAACCGAATCGTTCAGATCGGAACTCAACAGCGATCTGACCCGATGCAGGCTGAGATCAAACAGTTCCTTCATGAGGATCAGGCACTCGGAAAGATCCTTTATGCTCAAGCCAATCGGCTAGGACCACGTGCTTCGGTTGGAAAACGCGAAACACCGCTGCCGATTCCAGAAGGTATCGACTACGACCTGTGGTGTGGACCAGCCGCGATGGACGATCTCTATCGCAACAGCTTCCACTACGACTGGCACTGGGACTGGAATACAGGTTCTGGAGAAATGGGCAACTGGGGTGTTCATGTTCTCGATGATGTTCGCAATATCGCATATCAGGATTCCGTAAAAACACCTCAGCGAATTCTTGCATGCGGCGGACGCGTCGCTTGGAACGATGCTGCCGACTCACCGAACGTCCATTACGTCTATTTCGACACAGGCACGTTCCCAACTCTGATTGCTTTGAGCAATCTGAACAAAGCTCCCAACGAGCGTGGCGGATGGCCGACGAATACCGGCTTGCCAACGGACGGTCCTTCGTCTGGTTATGTTGTCGCCTGCGAAGGTGGCTACTATCTCGGACAACGTGGTCGAGGAAAGGCAGTCGACAAGGAAGGACGCGAAATTCGCGCGTTCAAGGGCGGCGATATTAATGCTCTTCACAAAGCCAACTTCCTCGATGCCGTTCGGTCGCGAGATCGAAGCAGCCTGAACGCAGAAGTCGAAGTCGGACATCACTCGACCGGTTGGTGCAATCTGGCCAACGTCGGATTCCGGGCTGGTGAAGCCTTCGATGCGACACAGGCTCGTTCCATCGATACTTCTCAGGAACAATGGGATCTGTTGTTGAAGTCGATGGAGTCTCAACTCGGAAAGTTCGACGTGAAGCTTTCGGACATGGAAATTCGAATGAGCCCGATCCTGACGCACAATCCGAAAACCGAACGGTTCGAAGGTGAGCACGCCGATTCCGCGAACAAATATCTGAAACGAGAGTACCGCGAGAAGTACACCGTTCCGGAAATCAGCTAA
- a CDS encoding VCBS repeat-containing protein, producing the protein MFKTATVIAGCFVFIQIGFAEESVWVRHTIDNTSRGADGIRVADINSDGHPDLVTGWEEGGQIRVYTNPGPKAADSAWPLSIAGHVASPEDAVFADLDGDGQMEVVSCCEGKNRSVYFHWQNGESWDTVAVPAMKSQGLWMFCTPMNIDHQNGIDLVVGAKGNNAQLGWLQSPSDPREISEWTWHPLTEVGWIMSIEVTDMDGDGDDDILYTDRKLSRRGLHWLEYERDGSGTPQWTRHTIGGTDREVMFLSQGDLNHDGQSDIAVAVKNGPITWYERVGASGQNWREHEIPMPSDAGTGKGIAILDIDLDGLNDLVFSCEHSGEKRGLEWLKRDNVMSDEWSFIDIAGLEDGVKFDLLQTIDLDQDGDLDLLTCEERDNLGVIWYENPTISK; encoded by the coding sequence ATGTTCAAAACAGCGACGGTCATCGCGGGATGCTTTGTTTTCATTCAGATCGGATTCGCTGAAGAATCTGTCTGGGTCCGCCACACCATCGACAACACTTCCCGCGGAGCAGACGGAATCCGCGTCGCGGATATCAATTCCGACGGACATCCTGACCTCGTCACTGGGTGGGAAGAAGGTGGCCAGATTCGCGTCTACACCAACCCGGGACCGAAGGCTGCCGACAGTGCGTGGCCGCTCTCAATCGCCGGGCACGTTGCCTCCCCAGAGGATGCTGTCTTCGCGGACCTTGACGGGGATGGCCAAATGGAGGTCGTCAGTTGCTGCGAAGGAAAAAACCGTTCGGTCTACTTTCACTGGCAGAACGGAGAGTCATGGGACACGGTGGCCGTCCCTGCAATGAAATCTCAAGGTCTCTGGATGTTCTGCACTCCGATGAATATCGACCACCAGAACGGGATCGACCTTGTTGTCGGTGCTAAGGGAAACAATGCCCAACTCGGATGGCTTCAATCGCCCTCAGACCCTCGTGAAATTTCCGAGTGGACATGGCACCCGCTGACAGAAGTCGGCTGGATCATGAGCATCGAAGTGACCGACATGGACGGCGACGGTGATGATGACATTCTCTACACCGACCGTAAGCTCTCAAGGAGAGGTCTGCATTGGCTCGAATACGAACGAGACGGTTCCGGAACTCCTCAATGGACGCGTCACACCATCGGAGGAACTGATCGAGAAGTCATGTTTCTCAGTCAGGGGGATCTCAATCATGATGGCCAATCCGACATCGCTGTCGCTGTGAAGAACGGTCCGATCACATGGTACGAACGTGTTGGCGCTTCTGGTCAAAACTGGCGAGAACATGAAATTCCGATGCCTTCGGATGCAGGCACAGGTAAAGGAATCGCGATACTCGACATCGATCTTGATGGCCTGAACGACCTCGTTTTCTCGTGTGAGCACTCCGGGGAAAAACGCGGACTCGAATGGCTCAAGAGAGACAACGTCATGTCCGACGAGTGGTCATTCATCGATATAGCCGGACTCGAAGATGGAGTGAAGTTTGACCTGCTGCAGACAATCGATTTGGATCAGGATGGAGATCTCGACCTGCTGACCTGCGAAGAACGCGACAATCTCGGAGTCATCTGGTACGAGAACCCCACCATCTCGAAGTGA
- a CDS encoding carbon-nitrogen hydrolase gives MQNHPVNVALIQRSASTDPQENLEATISDIRQAAEQGGQIICTQELFRSQYFCQSEDHANFDLAETIPGPSTKAFSQLAKECGVVIVASLFEKRAAGLYHNTAVVFDADGSELGLYRKMHIPDDPLFYEKFYFTPGDLGFKVFSTRFGKVGVLICWDQWYPEAARLTALAGAEILFYPTAIGWHPAEKAEYGEAQHSSWETIQRSHAIANGVYVAAANRIGHEGDPDGGIQFWGQSFLCNPSGTIIAKASKDQAEILMAECDFSTIDQQRTHWPFLRDRRIDAYSPIVNRYIGQS, from the coding sequence ATGCAAAATCACCCAGTGAATGTCGCACTCATTCAACGATCCGCATCGACCGACCCTCAGGAAAACCTGGAAGCGACGATTTCTGATATTCGCCAAGCTGCAGAGCAGGGCGGACAAATCATCTGTACTCAGGAGCTGTTCCGCTCTCAGTACTTTTGCCAAAGCGAAGATCACGCGAACTTCGATCTCGCGGAAACGATTCCAGGACCAAGCACGAAAGCATTTTCGCAGCTAGCCAAGGAATGCGGAGTCGTCATCGTGGCGTCACTGTTCGAGAAGCGGGCAGCCGGTCTCTATCACAATACCGCTGTTGTCTTCGACGCTGACGGATCAGAGCTTGGCCTCTATCGGAAAATGCACATCCCCGATGATCCGCTGTTCTACGAGAAGTTCTACTTCACTCCCGGCGATTTGGGATTCAAAGTCTTTTCGACGCGATTCGGAAAAGTTGGCGTCCTGATCTGCTGGGACCAGTGGTACCCCGAAGCAGCTCGGCTCACAGCGCTTGCTGGAGCTGAGATTCTGTTTTATCCGACTGCGATTGGCTGGCACCCGGCAGAGAAAGCCGAGTACGGCGAAGCCCAGCATTCCTCTTGGGAAACGATCCAGCGAAGCCACGCGATCGCCAACGGGGTTTACGTCGCTGCCGCAAATCGGATTGGACACGAAGGTGATCCCGATGGAGGAATCCAGTTCTGGGGTCAGAGTTTTCTGTGCAACCCATCCGGGACCATCATCGCCAAAGCGAGCAAGGATCAAGCTGAGATCCTGATGGCGGAGTGTGACTTCTCGACGATCGACCAGCAGCGAACCCATTGGCCCTTCCTCAGAGATCGACGAATCGACGCCTACAGCCCGATCGTGAATCGATACATCGGACAAAGCTAA
- a CDS encoding transketolase C-terminal domain-containing protein, translating into MAATTDFPIPLHEYKVVPLDPKQPTLTDEQREQLEKNIQLCRDAIIFFTAIGGAKGLGGHSGGPYDTVPETLIMHGFMENSRQGGTPGIVPVFFDEAGHRVATQYLMSVLEGEMDIEKLYHYREYLSHLPGHPERGFTPGVKFSSGRLGHMWPFVNGVALANPDKVVFMLGSDGSQMEGNDAEAARLAVAQQLNVKVIVDDNDVTIAGHPSNYLPGYDVSKTLAGHGLRVDTGDGEDLDSLYSRMCAAVTESGPVALMNKRKMCVGIEGLEGSAHGHDVIGTKVAIDYLKSRGRAEAVDYLESVEKGPGGPSYEGCDASSVGKNRDLFGKILNEILDAIPEEQRIASVKVFDCDLEGSCGLNHVRKEHPEVFVRGGIMERGNFSAAAGFGYETGKQGIFATFSAFLEMVVSEVTMARLNQSNVLAHFSHAGCDDMADNTCHFGLNNMFGDNGLPDEDRDNTRLYFPADQHQFRKCLKSIYNDLGLRFLFSTRSGVPDLLNEDGEKLFGDGYEFVSGKDDVIREGTAGYIVTFGETTYRALDAVIKLKAAGIDFGLICKATLNVYDEEMMQKLAASPAVLVAESFNVKTGLGSRFGTELLKRGFTGRYNNIGTHREGSGGLWQQMGYQGLDSEGIQNTVKELLK; encoded by the coding sequence GAGCAAAGGGACTCGGCGGTCACTCCGGCGGCCCCTACGATACTGTCCCAGAAACCTTGATCATGCATGGGTTTATGGAGAACAGTCGCCAGGGAGGAACGCCTGGCATTGTTCCCGTCTTCTTTGACGAAGCCGGCCACCGGGTTGCGACTCAATATTTGATGTCCGTCCTTGAAGGCGAAATGGACATCGAGAAGCTCTACCACTACCGCGAGTACTTGTCACACCTCCCCGGACATCCGGAACGTGGCTTCACTCCCGGCGTGAAATTCAGCTCAGGCCGATTGGGACACATGTGGCCGTTTGTGAATGGTGTCGCTCTCGCGAATCCTGACAAAGTCGTCTTCATGCTGGGATCGGACGGATCTCAGATGGAAGGCAACGACGCTGAAGCTGCCCGTTTGGCGGTTGCCCAGCAGCTCAATGTCAAAGTCATCGTCGATGACAACGATGTCACCATCGCTGGACATCCATCGAATTATCTCCCCGGATACGACGTTTCCAAGACACTCGCCGGACACGGACTTCGAGTCGATACCGGAGACGGAGAGGATCTCGACAGCCTTTATAGTCGCATGTGTGCGGCAGTCACCGAATCCGGTCCTGTCGCTTTGATGAACAAGCGAAAAATGTGCGTGGGGATCGAAGGTCTTGAAGGCAGCGCTCACGGTCACGATGTCATCGGGACGAAAGTCGCGATCGACTATCTCAAATCTCGCGGACGTGCAGAAGCTGTTGACTACCTCGAGTCAGTTGAAAAAGGACCAGGCGGACCGTCTTACGAAGGTTGTGACGCGAGCAGCGTCGGCAAGAATCGTGACCTGTTCGGAAAGATCTTGAACGAAATTCTCGACGCCATTCCGGAAGAGCAACGCATCGCCTCGGTCAAAGTTTTTGACTGCGATCTCGAAGGCAGTTGCGGCCTCAACCATGTCCGAAAAGAACATCCCGAAGTTTTCGTTCGGGGCGGAATCATGGAGCGCGGAAACTTCTCAGCAGCGGCCGGTTTCGGATACGAGACAGGCAAGCAGGGAATCTTCGCAACGTTTTCAGCATTCCTGGAAATGGTTGTTTCCGAAGTCACCATGGCCCGCTTGAATCAGAGTAATGTCCTTGCTCACTTCAGCCATGCTGGTTGCGATGACATGGCCGACAACACCTGTCACTTCGGTCTCAACAACATGTTCGGAGACAACGGACTTCCGGACGAAGATCGAGACAACACTCGACTCTATTTCCCTGCTGATCAGCACCAGTTCCGCAAGTGCCTGAAATCGATTTACAACGATCTTGGGTTGCGGTTCCTCTTCTCGACCCGCTCTGGTGTTCCAGATCTATTGAATGAAGATGGTGAGAAACTGTTCGGCGATGGATACGAATTCGTGTCCGGAAAAGATGACGTGATTCGCGAAGGAACCGCGGGTTACATCGTCACTTTCGGGGAAACGACATATCGTGCCCTGGATGCAGTGATCAAGCTGAAGGCCGCCGGGATTGATTTTGGTCTGATCTGCAAAGCGACTCTCAACGTCTACGACGAAGAGATGATGCAGAAGCTGGCCGCGTCACCAGCGGTTCTGGTTGCTGAATCGTTCAACGTGAAGACCGGTCTCGGTTCACGGTTCGGAACAGAACTACTCAAGCGAGGATTCACCGGCCGGTACAACAACATCGGAACACATCGTGAAGGTTCCGGCGGATTGTGGCAGCAGATGGGATATCAGGGGCTGGATTCCGAAGGGATTCAGAACACCGTTAAGGAACTCTTGAAGTAA